In the genome of Candidatus Neomarinimicrobiota bacterium, the window TGAAGCCTGCGACCCCAGTCAAATCAACCCACCGCGCGGTATAAAGCAAATCGTGTTCAGGCCGATAATGAGTCTATCTGACCGAACACCATAACCAGGAGAGATAAGCCATAAATCCGCTCCTTGATGTTGCCCTTATCGGCATGAAAGAGGCCATGGATCAGCTTGTACGTACAGCTGAGCGGATTGCCCAGCTAACCGAGGACGGTGATCTGCCCCGGGATATTGTGGAGTTGATTTCTTTGCAGCGAAAATTTGAGGCCAACGCCATAGTCGCACGCATGGCCAACGAAATGCTGGGCTCACTCCTCGATCTGTTCGCCTAGGACCGATTCCCGATCATATCCTGACCATCCCTCCAGCGGTGGGCTTGGCATCCCTGGACATGGCCCCAGGCGAGAAAGTGGCGTGCAGGGCATTCTGGGGCCCTTTCATCCCCCTCCCCAAGCGGGCGGCCTCTACCCCTTCGCACACAGCACCTGCTTGAGCGTCGTCACCTCCTCCACCAGGTCGGCCTGATTGGCCATCACCTCATCGATGTCCTTATACGCGGCAGGAATCTCGTCCAGGACCCCCTTATCTTTCCGGCAGGCCACCCCCTCCGTCTGGGCCGCCAGGTCCGCCCGGCTGAACTGCTTGCGGGCCTGGGTCCGGGACATCCGCCGGCCGGCCCCGTGGGCACAGGAGTTGAAGGACTCGGGATTGCCCTTGCCCCGGACGATGTAGCTTCTCGCACCCATGGAACCGGGAATAATGCCCAGATCCCCCTTTTCTGCCCGTACCGCTCCCTTCCTGGTGACATACACTTTCCTGCCAAAATGCCTCTCCACAGCCACGTAGTTATGGTGGCACGAGATCACCTCCCCCACCACCTTCAACTCCCTCTTCGATTCCCCAACGACCTCTGACTGAACCACCCGCCTCAGGATGGCATACATGGTCTCCCGGTTCAAGGCAGCATACTGCTGGCACCA includes:
- a CDS encoding flagellar hook protein FlgE, with the translated sequence MDQLVRTAERIAQLTEDGDLPRDIVELISLQRKFEANAIVARMANEMLGSLLDLFA